The DNA window ATCTGACCAGCACCATCGATACCAGGTTTGCCGAGGACTACGAACAGCTCCGCCAGGATTTCAACGCGACGGTCGAGACGCTGAACGCGCTGATGGGCGAGATCGTCGAGAACGCGACAGAGATCACCACCCGCGCCGAGGAAATCTCGGGTGCCTCGGACGACTTGTCGCGCCGCACCGAGAACCAGGCCGCGACGCTGGAGCAGACCGCGGCCGCGATGGACGAGATGACGGCCAGCGTCCGCGCGGCGGCCGATGGCGCGGCGAAGGTCGAGGATGTCGTGCGCGAGGCGCGCGGTAATGCCGAGCAGTCTGGCCTCGTGGTCAAGGAGGCCATCGGGGCGATGGCCGAAATCAAGAAATCCTCGGACGGGATCAACCAGATCATCGGCGTGATCGACGATATCGCGTTCCAGACCAACCTGCTGGCGTTGAATGCGGGCGTCGAGGCGGCCCGCGCCGGCGAGGCCGGGCGCGGCTTTGCCGTCGTGGCCTCCGAGGTCCGGGCCCTCGCCCAGCGCTCCTCCGAGGCCGCCAAGGAGATCAAGACCCTGATCTCGACCAGTTCCGATCAGGTCGAGACCGGCGTCGGGCTGGTCAACCGCACCGGCGAGGCACTGACCGACATCGTCGAACGGGTGGGCAATATCGCCGCGCTGATCGCCGACATCGCGACCGGCGCGCAGGAGCAATCGGTCGGGTTGGGCGAGATCAATGTGGGGGTGAACGAGCTCGACAAGGTGACCCAGCAGAACGCGGCCATGGTCGAGGAGGCGAATGCCGCCGCGGTGACCATGAAGCAGGAGGCGGGCAATCTGCAGACCCTGGTCGCCCGGTTCCGCCTGAAAGGGCCCGCTGCCGCCGTCTCCGTCCGTCCCCGCACGGCAACCGCCACCCCGGCGGCAGCACCGCCCGCCGCCGCAGAGTTCGAGCCGCCGAAACGCGCCGTCAACGACGCGGGATGGCAGGATTTCTAGCAGGCTGCCGAAAAACATTTTGAAGCCGCGATCCTCGTCGACTTCGTTGCCCCCTCCAACACAATGAAGATCCTTCAGCGCGACGTGAGAATCCGAAAGCGCGGCATTCAGTTACCGAGCTGCTCAGGCTGAGACTTTTTCAGCGGCCTGCTAGGCCTCCTGTCCCGGTGAATGGGGGCACGGCGCGGAGATGAGCCGCTCGGGAGCTGGCCTTATCATCGGGCAGATGCCGTGACCGGGCCTGCGCGCATCCCGCGTCCGCCCATGGCACGACAGGCCCCGTGTTCACCACCGCTATTTGCGGTATCGGGGCCTCATCCCCTTTCGGACATGCCCGGACCGGAGATCGCCTGACCTCCCGGCCCGGCTTTGGACCGAGAGCGTCGGGACAGCGCCACGGCGCGAGCGGGACGACTCGTGACAGGGGCCGGGGGCGCTGCTGCGGCCCGAGTCAGGATCAGGCGGCATTGCGGCCGCCCCTCGCCAGACCGGGCTTGCTTGGGCGGAACGGTCAGACTTGCCGAGCGACGGAGGCTCGCCCGGATCTTCGTTTTCAGCTGCCGAAGCCCCTTGCTTCACCTGTAGATCTTGCGCGCAGCCCAGACCTGCAGCGGCGCCTCCCGACCGAAAGGCGGCCGGAGAGCGACGGCAAGACCTCGTCACGGCCCCTGGATGACAACAGAGGACGTGGCCAGACATCATCCTGCGCGACCCCGGCCCCGGTTCTTCGTGAAGGCCTCCATCCTCCGCCCCGGGGCCTGGCCCTCTCGCCCCCCTTCCTGGCGCACCGATCATAGCGGAGTGGCGCCCGTCGGCGGCCGTATCGAACCGAGGCCAGGACCTGCCGCAAGCAGGCGCGGTTTCACGGGCGGGATAGGCTGATCGGGCGCGGCAGAGGAAGGACCGGCAAATCGGCAGGCGCCTCGGAGACCCCCGCCGCGGCGCGCCGACGCATCGGTCGTCGCCGGCCGGATCCTGCCCGACAACAGGAGGGCGGACCATGTCCTTTGTCGGGATGCCCCGGCGGAGCGCAGGGAACGGGATTTCGTCTCACGACCTTCCTGGCATGTCGCGACCGGAATACCGGCACCAATCCCATCGGCTCGATGACGTCAGGGCGAGAGGCCGGGCATGACGGGCACCACGGCCTTTGGCGTTTGTTCGCGCTCGCCGCTAGCCCAGATAGACCGTTCCGGCCGGGTAGGAGACGCGGCGCGGACGACGAACCGCCAGCAGGAAACCCAGCGTCAGCGGACCGACCCTGCCAAGAAACATCACCAGCATCAGAACCGCGCGGCCGCCCGTGTCGAGATCGCCGGTGATGCCGCGGCTCAGCCCCACCGTCCCGAAAGCCGAGACCGTCTCGAAGGCGATGTCGAGGAAGTCGCCCTCGTGAAACAGCATCAGCAAGAAAAGCGCGACCAGAACGGTCAGCATGCTGACCATCGACAAGGCCAGCACCTTCATGATCTGCTCGGCCCCGAGACGCCGTCCGAAGACGTCGATCGCGGTATGGCGGCGGAAGAAGCTGTAGGTCGCGAGCAGCAGCACGATGAAGGTCGTGACCTTGATGCCGCCGCCGGTCGAGGTCGACCCGGCGCCGACCAGCATCAGGGTCATGAAGATCAGGGTCGTGGCCTGGGTCAGACCGCCGATATCGACGGTGTTGAAGCCCGCGGTCCGGGTGGTTGCGGCCTGGAACCAGCTGGCCCAGAGCCGGATCGAAACCCGGTCGAACTGGCCCAGCGTCGCGGGATTGTGCCATTCGAGCACGGCGAAGGTCACGGTCGACCAGACCAGAAGCGCGAGCGTGCCGACCAGCATCAGCTTGGTATGGACGGTGTAGCCGCGCCAGCCGGTCCGGCGCTGCATATCGGCAATCACGGTGAAGCCGAGCCCGCCGAGGATCAGCAGCGCGGGCACCGTCAGGTTGACCACCGGATGCCCGACCCAGGCCGACAGGCTGTCGGGGTAAAGCGCGAAACCCGCATTGTTGAAGGCCGAGACCGCGTGAAAGACACTCGCCCAGAGCCCCGCCCCCCAGCCGAATTCGGGCACGAAGACCACGGCCAGCAAAGCCGCGCCGACCGCCTCGCAGACCAGAACGAAACGCAGGATCGTCTTCGTCAGCCGGATCAGACCGCTCATCGAGGTCTGGTTCAGGTCCTCGCGCAGATATTGCCGATGGGTGATGCCGACCGGCAGGCCCAGCATGGTCAGGATCAGGACCGCGAAGGTCATGAGCCCGAGCCCGCCCAGCTGGATCAGCACCAGAATCACGGCCTGGCCGAACAGGGTGAAGTCCGATCCGGTATCGCGGACCGCAAGCCCGGTCACGGTCACGGCCGAGGTCGCGGTGAAGGCCAGGTCCGACCAGCTCATCGCCACGGTCCGGGCCAGTGGCAGTTTCAGCAGGACCGTGCCCGCCGCGATCAGCGCGGCATAGGTCAGCATCAATGCCAAGGGCGGCGGCAGGAAACGGCCGCTGCGCAGCGCGGCGAGCGGCGCCACCAGCTCAGGCCTCGTCCAGCAGGTCGTCGCCGAAGCGGCGCAGATCAGCACGGCGACCCAGAACCAGAAGCTTGTCGCCGGTCTTGAGCCGCAGCTCGCCGCCTTCGCAGGGCAGGAACTCGCCCTCGCGCATCGCCCCCAGCGCCCGCAGATCGTAGCCCGAGAGCAGCTTGACATCGCCGACCGCCCGCCCCTCCAGCGGCTCCGGCACGGTCAGATCGACCACGTGGAACCCGTTGCCGAGGCTGACATAGTCGCGCACCAGCGGGTTGTGCAGCATCTGCGCGATATGCTGGCCGACCTCGTGTTCGGGCAGCACGATCCGGTCGGCGCCGATCTTCGACAGGATCCGGTGATGGGTCTTGGACAATGCCTTCACCCAGATCGTCTTCACGCCCAGCATCTTGACGTTCATCGAGCAGAGGATATTGGCCTCGAGATCCTCGCCGATGGCCACCAGCGCGACATCGTAATTGCCGACCCCGGCCTCGCGCAGGGCAAGCTCGTCTCGGCCGTCGGCGATCACCGCCTCGGACAGCACGTCTGCATAGCGGCCGACGATCTTCTCGTCGAGATCAATGCCCATCACCGGGTTGCCGAACCGCGCAAGCTCGCTCGCCACGGTACTGCCGAAAGTGCCAAGACCGATCACGGCAAAGGTACGTCTTTTCACGGGCCGGCCTTCTGTCATTCGGATATCCGGCGCCGAGCCTAGCATGTCCTGGCCCCCCGATGGCAAGCCCCCGCGCAAGTGGCCCGGCGCATGCCCCCCTGCCCGGCGGCCCCGCGTCACCCCCGCGCGGGGTCCGGATCCATTGCGCCGACGGGATGGGGCCGCGCCCCTTCGCGCCGTCGGCGGCACCCGACACTGCGGGAAGGCTCCGCGCCCGCCCCTGCCCGACCGGATCTTCTGACGGGAAAGCGACGGGCAGGCATGCGCAAGCCGATACCGGCGTCAGGCTCGATCAGACATGTGATTTGCATCGCGACCGGGAAAGACCGGACGACGGCAGGTGCTGGCGGCCGGGCAACAGGCCCGGAGACGGTGTCCGCCCGCCGGGCATGTCGCAAGCATCATCCGGCGGGGCGATCGTGCCCGGGACCTAATCGGCGACGTCGGTATCGGGTGCGAATTCGCCAAGGTTGTAGGCCTCGAGGCGCGGCGGCGCCGCCCCCCGGACATCCTCGAAATCGAAGATCGCCAGATTCCCCGGCGTCACCGGCAGCAAATGTGCCGGCTTGAGCCCGAGAAACCCGAAACAGGCGACGCGCACGACACCGCTATGGACGATCGCCAGCAGATCGCCCTGACCGGCATAGAGCCAGTGGGTCAGGGCCGAGGTGATCCGCGCGACGAAATCGTCCCAGGCCTCGCCCCCGGCGGGGGTGTAGCTGCCCGCGCGCCAGGCCCTGTAGAGATCGGGCTTCTCCGCGATCAGCGCGTCCTTGCGCAGCCCCGTCCACTCGCCCATGTCTAGCTCGCGCAGCCGTTCGTCGGAGGGGGCATCGGCATGGCCGACGATCTCGGCCGTCTGCCGCACCCGCCCGAGATCCGAGGTCACGACCCGCGCCGGCGCCAGCGAGCGCAGTCGCGGGACGATGGCGCGGGCCTGCTCGATGCCGCGCGGCGAGAGGGGCGAATTGTCGTGCCCCTGCAGGCGCTTCTCGGTGTTCCAGAGGGTTTCCCCGTGGCGCAGGAGGATCAGTCTCATGATGGTGTCTTTCTTGCTGTCAGGTCAGATCGCGCATCGGCAGGCCGTCACAGGCCGTAGCCGAGCAGCTTGAACCAGGTGAACACCGAGACAGAGATCACCGTGCCGCCGATCAGGCAGGTGACGATCCCGTATTTCAGCTGGTCGAGAACGCTGAA is part of the Rhodovulum sp. MB263 genome and encodes:
- a CDS encoding TrkA family potassium uptake protein, with amino-acid sequence MKRRTFAVIGLGTFGSTVASELARFGNPVMGIDLDEKIVGRYADVLSEAVIADGRDELALREAGVGNYDVALVAIGEDLEANILCSMNVKMLGVKTIWVKALSKTHHRILSKIGADRIVLPEHEVGQHIAQMLHNPLVRDYVSLGNGFHVVDLTVPEPLEGRAVGDVKLLSGYDLRALGAMREGEFLPCEGGELRLKTGDKLLVLGRRADLRRFGDDLLDEA
- a CDS encoding histidine phosphatase family protein, which translates into the protein MRLILLRHGETLWNTEKRLQGHDNSPLSPRGIEQARAIVPRLRSLAPARVVTSDLGRVRQTAEIVGHADAPSDERLRELDMGEWTGLRKDALIAEKPDLYRAWRAGSYTPAGGEAWDDFVARITSALTHWLYAGQGDLLAIVHSGVVRVACFGFLGLKPAHLLPVTPGNLAIFDFEDVRGAAPPRLEAYNLGEFAPDTDVAD
- a CDS encoding TrkH family potassium uptake protein; translated protein: MLTYAALIAAGTVLLKLPLARTVAMSWSDLAFTATSAVTVTGLAVRDTGSDFTLFGQAVILVLIQLGGLGLMTFAVLILTMLGLPVGITHRQYLREDLNQTSMSGLIRLTKTILRFVLVCEAVGAALLAVVFVPEFGWGAGLWASVFHAVSAFNNAGFALYPDSLSAWVGHPVVNLTVPALLILGGLGFTVIADMQRRTGWRGYTVHTKLMLVGTLALLVWSTVTFAVLEWHNPATLGQFDRVSIRLWASWFQAATTRTAGFNTVDIGGLTQATTLIFMTLMLVGAGSTSTGGGIKVTTFIVLLLATYSFFRRHTAIDVFGRRLGAEQIMKVLALSMVSMLTVLVALFLLMLFHEGDFLDIAFETVSAFGTVGLSRGITGDLDTGGRAVLMLVMFLGRVGPLTLGFLLAVRRPRRVSYPAGTVYLG